The genomic stretch CGGCGGCGGGCGCCGGGACGAGGAGAAGGCCCGTGCCAAGGAGCGGGTGTTCTCGCTGCGGGACGAGTTCGGCGGCTGGGATCCCCGCCGTCAGCGGCCCGAACTGTGGAACCTGTACAACGGCCGGCATGCGCCCGGTGAACACGTGCGCGTCTTTCCACTGTCCAACTGGACCGAGCTGGACGTGTGGCAGTACATCGCCCGCGAGGAGATCGAACTCCCGTCTCTTTACTTCGCCCACCGTCGCAAGGTCTTCCGGCGGGCCGGCATGTGGCTGACGGCCGGTGGCTGGGGCGGGCCGAGGGCCGGTGAGGCCGTCGAGGCAAGGCGGGTCCGCTACCGCACCGTCGGCGACATGTCCTGCACCGGTGCCGTCGATTCCGACGCCGACACCGTCGAGAAGGTCATCGCCGAGATCGCGGCGTCGCGTCTGACAGAGCGCGGCGCCACGCGTGCCGACGACAAGCTGTCCGAGGCCGCGATGGAAGACCGCAAGCGCGAGGGGTACTTCTAGCCATGACCGCCACCATGACGACAACCACCGCCCCCGTCGACACCCTGCGGTTCGCGACCGCCGGGTCGGTCGACGACGGCAAGTCGACGCTCGTCGGCCGACTGCTGCACGATTCCAAGTCGGTCCTCACGGACCAACTGGAGGCCGTGGAGCACGCCTCCCGCAACCGCGGCCAGGACGCACCCGATCTGGCACTGCTGACGGACGGACTGCGCGCCGAACGCGAGCAGGGCATCACCATCGACGTGGCCTACCGCTACTTCGCGACCACGAGCAGACGGTTCATACTCGCCGACACCCCTGGCCACGTGCAGTACACCCGCAACATGGTCACCGGGGCCTCGACTGCCGAGCTGACGGTGATCCTGGTCGACGCGCGCAACGGCGTCGTCGAGCAGACCCGTCGGCACGCCGTGATCGCCGCGCTGCTGCGCGTCCCGCACGTCGTCCTCGCCGTGAACAAGATGGACCTGGTCGACTACCGGGAGTCCGTGTTCGCTGCGATCGCCGAGGAGTTCGGCACCTTCGCGAACCGCCTCGGCATCCCGGGCATCGCATCTGTCCCGGTCTCGGCGCTGGCCGGGGACAACGTCGTGGAGTCCTCCGCCCGGATGGACTGGTACGGCGGCCCGACCCTGCTCGAACACCTGCAAGCCGTCCCGGTCGGTTCCGACGCCGCCGCTCTGGGCACCCGCTTCCCCGTCCAGTACGTCATCCGTCCCCGGACCGCCGAGCACCCCGACTACCGCGGCTATGCCGGCCGCCTGGCATCCGGTGCCCTGCGGGTCGGCGACCGCGTGACCGTGCTGCCGGCCGGGCTGACGACCACCGTCGTCGGGCTCGACCTGCTGGGCGAGCCGGTCGAGGAGGCGTGGGCGCCACAGTCCCTGACCGTGTCCCTGGCCGACGACATCGACGTCTCTCGCGGCGACCTGATCGTGACCGGCGCGGTGCCCGAGCCGGTCAGGGACATCGAGGCCACGGTCACGCATCTCGACGAGCGCCCGCTGCGGGTCGGCGACCACGTCCTGCTCAAGCACACCACCCGCACGGTGCGTGCGATCGTCAAGGACGTCCCCTACCTGCTGGATGTGTCGACCCTGGAGCGCCGGGAGCGCCCGGAGGCGCTGCGGGCCAATGAGATCGGGCATCTGGTGCTGCGTACCGCCGAGCCGCTGGCCCTGGACTCGTACGCCGCCAACCGCAGCACCGGGTCGTTCCTCCTCATCGACCCAGCGGACGGCACCACCCGGACCGCGGGCATGGTGGGAGAGGCTTTTTCCCCGGCAGCGAAGGAACCCCTGCGGGGGGTACTCACATGACCGCGCTCCTCCGCATCTCCCGCTTTCGGCGTCTCATGGGCGTGTGGCTGGCCGGAGCCGCACTGCTGGGTCTGGCCGGCTGCGGTTACGGATCCAAGGCAGCCCCGGGCACGGCGGCGGACGCGATGGCCGGATCAGGGTCCGGGCCCGGATCGTCGACCCGGCTCTCCGCCTCGAACGTGAAGATTGGCTACTTCGCCAACCTCACCCATGTCACACCACTGGTGGGCCTCCACGACGGACTGTTCCAAAAGGACCTCGGCGGCACCAAGGTGGAGCCCCAGGTGTTCAACGCCGGCCCATCGGAGATCGAGGCGCTCAACGCGGGCGCCGTCGACATCGGCTGGATCGGCCCCTCACCCGCGATCAACGGCTATGTGCGGTCCGGCGGGCGAAGCCTGAGGATCATCTCCGGGTCGGTTTCCGGCGGGGCCGAGCTGGTGGTCGACCCGTCGAAGATCAAGAATGTCGCGGACCTCAAGGGCAAGAAGATCGCCACCCCGCAGCTCGGCAACACCCAGGACGTGGCCCTGCTCAACTTCCTGGCGTCCAAGCGGTTCAAGGAGAACGCGTCCTCGGGCGCAGGCGACGTTTCCGTCATCCGCAGCGACAATGCCCTGACCCCGCAGGAGTTCCGGTCCGGGCAGATCGACGGCGCCTGGGTGGCGGAGCCGACCGCGGCCAAGCTCGTCGCCGAGGGCGGCAAGGTACTCGTCGACGAGGCGTCATTGTGGCCACGCGGCAGGTTCGTCACCACCAACGTGATCGTCTCGCAGACCTTTCTCAAGGCCCACCCGGACGTGGTGGAGGCCGTACTCAAAGCCTCGATGGACACCAACGCCTGGATCAACGCCCACCCGGACCGGGCCAAGGCGGACGCCAACGCAGCACTGGCCGTTCTCACCGGCAAACCGCTGCCCGCCAGAGTGCTGAACCTGGCCTGGTCGCACATCACCGTCACCGACGACCCGCTGACCGCGACACTCCAGCAGGAGGCGCAGCACGCGCTGACCGCCGGATTCCTCAAGCAGCCCGACCTCACCGGCATTTACGACCTGTCCTTGCTGGACAAGGTGCTCACCGCGGCCGGCCGGTCCCCCGTCGAAGAACCGGAAGAGAGGTGACCGGCATGGCCATCGCCACGCCACTCAGTCGTACGGCCGCCGCATCCCTTGACGGAGCCGGTCCGGTCGCCGGAACCGGTCCTGCCGTCCGGCTCACGCATGTGCACAAGACCTTCGGCCGACCGGGCCCCGCGGCTCCGGTACTGGAGGACATCAGCCTGGACATCGCTCCCGGGGAGTTCGTCTGCCTGCTCGGCGCTTCCGGCTGCGGCAAGTCCACCCTCCTCAACCTGGTCGCCGGCCTGGACCGGCCGACTCAAGGCAGTATTGAGGTGCCAGGCGGGCGCCCCGCGCTGATGTTCCAGGAGCACGCCCTGCTGCCCTGGCTGACGGCAGGTCGCAACGTCGAGCTGGCGCTGCGCCTGCGCGGCGTGCCGCGTGCCGAACGCCGTGCCGAGGCGGAGCGGCTGCTGGAGATCGTGCGACTGGGCGGCGCCCATCGCAAGCGTGTGCACGAGCTCTCGGGCGGCATGCGGCAGCGCGTCGCGCTGGCCCGAGCGCTGGCCCAGGCCCCGAAGGTCCTGCTCATGGACGAGCCGTTCGCCGCGCTGGACGCCATCACGCGTGACGTACTGCACCAGGAGCTGATCCGCGTCTGGGCCGGACAGGGGTTGTCCGTCGTCTTCGTCACCCACGACGTGCGCGAGGCCGTTCATCTCGCGCAGCGCGTGGTGCTGCTCTCCTCCCGCCCGGGCCGCGTGGCCCGGGAATGGGCCGTGGACGTGCCACAGCCTCGCCGGACCGAGTCGGCCGCCCTGGCCGGGCTCTGCAAGGAGATCACCGATCAGCTCCGCAAGGAGGTCAGCCTCCATGGCCGCAACTGACACCTGCACCACGACGTCCACCGCAGATTCCACACCTCGCGATACGTTCGGCGGCACAGGCATGGCCAGGGGGCTCGATGTCCTGCAGACCACCGCCGTCCGACAGCGCGCTCTGCGTCGACTGCTGCTCGAGAAGATCGTGCCGCCCATAACGGCGGTCTTTCTGGTGCTCGTAGCGTGGCAGCTTCTCTCCATGGCGCATGCCCAGCGCGCCGACCTGCTGCCCGGCCCGCTGGATGTGTGGGACAGCCTGCACGAGCAGTGGCTGGAAGGCACCATCCTCGGCGTGATCTGGACCAGCGTCTCGCGCGGCGCCCTGGGCTTCCTGGCGTCCGTGATCATCGCATCCCCCTTGGGCCTGCTCATCGGCCGGGTCACGTCCGTCCGGGCTGCGATCGGCCCCATACTGACGGGCCTTCAAGCCATCCCGTCCGTGGCCTGGGTGCCCGCCGCCATCCTCTGGTTCGGGCTGAGCAACGCCGCCGTCTACGCCGTGGTCCTGCTGGGCGCCGTACCGTCCATCGCGGGAGGCCTCGTCGCGGGCATCGACCGCGTGCAGCCCGTTCACCTGCACGCCGGGCGCACCATGGGCGCGACGGGAATCCACGGCATCCGGCACATCCTGCTGCCCGCGGCACTGCCCGGTTACGTCGCCGGCCTTCGCCAGGGCTGGGCCTTCGCCTGGCGCTCACTGATGGCAGCCGAGCTGATCGCCGGCTCGCCTTCCCTGGGCCTGGGCCTCGGCCGGGCCCTGGAGAACGCCCGCGAGGCACAGGACATGCCGGCCGTCCTGGCTACCATCGTCCTCATCCTGCTGGTCGGTATCAGCATCGAGCTGATCGTCTTCGCGCCGCTGGAGCGCCATGTGCTCCGCTCCCGCGGCCTGCTGGCGAGGGACAACTGACACGGGGCCACCGCGCGGGGGCGCTGGCCGATTTCCAGTCGGGGCTCAGCCAGCGTGGCGCGGTGGCGGGCCCGGGTCCGATTCCTGCATGGCCGAGATGGCACCGGGGACGTCACCGAGTTCGTAACGAACCTGGCTGATGCGGTAGTTGAGCGCAGTCGGGTCGTACGAGCCGAACGCCTTGCCGCGCGACTCGGCGCGGTCCATGGCGGCCTCGGCCTCGCGGCAACGGTGCTCAGCCCCATGGATCGTGGCCACCACATCGCCTTCCCTGCGGGCAACCTCGGTGACCAGGCCAAGGCCGGTTCCCGGTTGGTCGACGATCCGCACAGCCACCATGCCGGTTCAGGTCTCCTCTGCGGTGGTGCTGCGGAGTGGCGTCGCCGCAGCTGAGGGCAGCGTCCTACGTTTCCCCTCCCACCGCGACAGGGTTCAGCCGTCCAGGTGACACCTGGACGAGCCCTTCCTCCCGGGGCTTCGCGGTCCAGGCGGGTTGTCCGGTCCCGTGCTGCGGCACTTTGGTCGAGGGCTCCTGGATCTTGAAGTCCATCGCATCCCCTGAACTGGGGTGTTGCGACGACCGCCAGAACGGAAGATCGGACGGAAGGGCCCTGTTCTGGCGGCGCGACGGGGGATCCGAGTGGAGCAGTGACGGGGCCGGGGCCGGTCCGGGATCAGCCGGTCCAGCCGCCGGCCGGTAGCCCTCGCACACCTCGTGTGTGCGCCGTCACGGCCTGGGCGTTGATCTGGTTGAAGGTGTTGGAGTACGCGTAGCCGGTGGGTTTGTCGTAGCCGTCGACCTCCCAGAAGGCCAGTTCCCCGACTCCGTGGGAGGCGGCGAAGTTCTCCAGCGCGGCGGCGTCTGACTGCGAGAAGAACTCGTCGTCGTCGTTCTGGCCGGCGATCGGTGTCAGGCCCATCATCTGGTACGCCTGGGAGTTGGAGATGCCGTAGAGAGCGGCGAGCTGCCCGGCGGTTGCCTGCGCGGCGGATTCGGCGTCGGAGAGGGCGTTGTGCCCGTTGCCGAAATCCATGGTCATGAGGTTGACGGTGCTGACGTTGACCCCGTTGTCCCAGGCGTCCTGGAGGAGGGCGGTCTGCGCGGAGGGCAGGCCGTCGGGGGCGACCGCCAGCGTGTAGTCGACCTCGACGGAGGGGTTTTGCGCCTGGAGGGCGGCAAGCGCCTGGTTACGACGGGTGTTGGCGGCCGTGTCGTCCAGTGTGGCGCCTTCGATGTCGAAGTCGAGCCGGGTGACGCCGTAGGTGTTGACGATGCCGGCGTAGGCGGCGGTCAGATCGGGGACCGATGTGCAGGTCTGGGCGAGTTCGCCGCCGGCGGCTCCGCCGAAGGAGATGATGACGTTTCCGCCGCTGTCCTTCAGCGCGTTGATCTGTGAGGTGAACGCGCCGACGGGGTCGCCGTTGTATTCCCACTGCGCCGTGCAGCCCTCTTGGGGGATGAGGAAGGCCAGTGTGTAGTGCTTCAGGCCGGTGGCGGCCATGTCGTCGGCCATGTCACCGGCGGTGCCGGAGCCGATCTGGAGATAGGGGGCCGCGTAGTGCGCGGGCCAGGCGGACGCCGGCTCGGCGCCGGCCGGCTGGCCGGTGCCGATCAGTGTGGCGCATGCGGTGAAGGGGACAACGGCGGCGAGAGCGGCTCTGGGTGGGCGGATGGTCATTACTGAGTCCTGGAGGTGGGTTGGAGGGCGCGTTGGGAAGGCATCAGGACCGGGGCCGCCGCCCGTCGGGCTCGGACCGGGAGGGGCGGCGGCGGTCGGACGCGGAGGGCCTGGAGCACGGAGCGGGGCGCCACGTCGGTGCCCGGCCGGTGCGGCTGCCGCTGAGCCGGCGACCACCGAGACGCCCTTGCCAAGGGGCGCCGGGTGCTCGGCTTCGGCGAACCGTGCGTTGTGGCACGTGAGTTGGCCGGTCACCGGCGGCGCCGAGGAACGGCAGGCGCCTCCGGTGCCGGACGGCTCAATGGTGGACGGCCGTGCATTGTCCGTCGGAGAACAGCGGGGTGGTGTCGACGGGCAGCCCCGGGTCCGGGTCGGCGATGATGTCGGCGTTCTGGGTGACCGATCCCTCGCAGTCGTCGAGGGCGGGCTCCGGTTGCATGGACGCGGGCCCCATCCACAGGTCGACGTGATGGATGCCGTTCTGCCAGTCCGAGCTGCACTCCGCACACCCGTCCTCCATGATGAAGTACTTCTGGAGGTAAGGGACGTAGATGCGGGTGCCGGGAGCGAACTCACCGGGGTCGGTGGCGAAGGTGGACGGCTGGTCGTAGGTGCCGAGGTCTTCGGTGGCCTCGCTGTGGATCTGCGGGTAGGCGATCTGCGCGGTGCCGTAGTGGCCGTTGCCGTCGTCGTTGTCGTTGTAACCGTAAGACGTGACATTGACGTTGACTGTCTGGCTCTCGGAGGACCTGGCACCGTGGAGATGACCGCTCGTGTCGGGGGTGCCGGTCGTGGCCGATGCTGACGGTGAGATGAGGGCGAGCGACAGGGCGCTCGCGGCCATGAGCAGCGGTGGCGTGAGACGATGACGCATGGAACCTCCTTGGATCCTGCGGGACATGGGCTCCGGCAGCACGCGTTCGAGGTGACCGAGCCCGGAGACCGGTGAGGTGGCAGCGGCGGATGTGAGCCGCGGACGGCATAGTTGCCGAAAGGGATGCCGGCCCGTCGTCTGCAAGGGCGGGCGGCGTGGCCCGCGGAGAAGTTACGGTGGGGCGACCAGGGCAGGGTGTCCGGCTGAGAGCGCGGCCTTCGTTCTACTGAAGGACGGCAGGGGCCTGGTGAAGTGTGCGTCCGCGACGTGCTGAAGAGGTCATGCGGATGAACCTCGCTTTGGATGTGGGGGGGCCGCGTCCGCGCCGAGTGGTCGGGAGGACCACGCGATCCGGGTGTGCGGCGCCTCGACGCGCGGCTGACCCCTGCCCAGGCCACCGGAGGGATCGCCGTCCGGGCCCTGGAGCGGGTCGAGCAGTGATGCCGGGACACCGCATGCGACGGTGGCGCTGAAGCCTGCCGGTGTGCTCATGCCGGTGTACCGTTAGGAAAGTTTCCTAACGGCAGGGACCGTAGTGAATCTGTCAGTGGACTGTCAATGGTGTGGCGCAGATTGAGAGACTGCGCCTGCGTATGGTCGGGAGGGCGGCCGGGGCTGACGGTGGCCGTGGCGCCGGGGCCGTCATGAACTCCCGCTAGT from Streptomyces roseochromogenus subsp. oscitans DS 12.976 encodes the following:
- the cysD gene encoding sulfate adenylyltransferase subunit CysD, with translation MTTVIDRSVGHERQHATAPLPGPGYRLSHLDALEAESVHIFREVAGEFENPVLLFSGGKDSIVMLHLALKAFRPAAVPFGLLHVDTGHNFPEVLEYRDRVVAAHGLRLHVASVQDYIDRGVLRERPDGTRNPLQTLPLTEKIQSQRFDAVFGGGRRDEEKARAKERVFSLRDEFGGWDPRRQRPELWNLYNGRHAPGEHVRVFPLSNWTELDVWQYIAREEIELPSLYFAHRRKVFRRAGMWLTAGGWGGPRAGEAVEARRVRYRTVGDMSCTGAVDSDADTVEKVIAEIAASRLTERGATRADDKLSEAAMEDRKREGYF
- a CDS encoding sulfate adenylyltransferase subunit 1; translation: MTATMTTTTAPVDTLRFATAGSVDDGKSTLVGRLLHDSKSVLTDQLEAVEHASRNRGQDAPDLALLTDGLRAEREQGITIDVAYRYFATTSRRFILADTPGHVQYTRNMVTGASTAELTVILVDARNGVVEQTRRHAVIAALLRVPHVVLAVNKMDLVDYRESVFAAIAEEFGTFANRLGIPGIASVPVSALAGDNVVESSARMDWYGGPTLLEHLQAVPVGSDAAALGTRFPVQYVIRPRTAEHPDYRGYAGRLASGALRVGDRVTVLPAGLTTTVVGLDLLGEPVEEAWAPQSLTVSLADDIDVSRGDLIVTGAVPEPVRDIEATVTHLDERPLRVGDHVLLKHTTRTVRAIVKDVPYLLDVSTLERRERPEALRANEIGHLVLRTAEPLALDSYAANRSTGSFLLIDPADGTTRTAGMVGEAFSPAAKEPLRGVLT
- a CDS encoding aliphatic sulfonate ABC transporter substrate-binding protein; this encodes MTALLRISRFRRLMGVWLAGAALLGLAGCGYGSKAAPGTAADAMAGSGSGPGSSTRLSASNVKIGYFANLTHVTPLVGLHDGLFQKDLGGTKVEPQVFNAGPSEIEALNAGAVDIGWIGPSPAINGYVRSGGRSLRIISGSVSGGAELVVDPSKIKNVADLKGKKIATPQLGNTQDVALLNFLASKRFKENASSGAGDVSVIRSDNALTPQEFRSGQIDGAWVAEPTAAKLVAEGGKVLVDEASLWPRGRFVTTNVIVSQTFLKAHPDVVEAVLKASMDTNAWINAHPDRAKADANAALAVLTGKPLPARVLNLAWSHITVTDDPLTATLQQEAQHALTAGFLKQPDLTGIYDLSLLDKVLTAAGRSPVEEPEER
- a CDS encoding ABC transporter ATP-binding protein translates to MAIATPLSRTAAASLDGAGPVAGTGPAVRLTHVHKTFGRPGPAAPVLEDISLDIAPGEFVCLLGASGCGKSTLLNLVAGLDRPTQGSIEVPGGRPALMFQEHALLPWLTAGRNVELALRLRGVPRAERRAEAERLLEIVRLGGAHRKRVHELSGGMRQRVALARALAQAPKVLLMDEPFAALDAITRDVLHQELIRVWAGQGLSVVFVTHDVREAVHLAQRVVLLSSRPGRVAREWAVDVPQPRRTESAALAGLCKEITDQLRKEVSLHGRN
- a CDS encoding ABC transporter permease, which translates into the protein MAATDTCTTTSTADSTPRDTFGGTGMARGLDVLQTTAVRQRALRRLLLEKIVPPITAVFLVLVAWQLLSMAHAQRADLLPGPLDVWDSLHEQWLEGTILGVIWTSVSRGALGFLASVIIASPLGLLIGRVTSVRAAIGPILTGLQAIPSVAWVPAAILWFGLSNAAVYAVVLLGAVPSIAGGLVAGIDRVQPVHLHAGRTMGATGIHGIRHILLPAALPGYVAGLRQGWAFAWRSLMAAELIAGSPSLGLGLGRALENAREAQDMPAVLATIVLILLVGISIELIVFAPLERHVLRSRGLLARDN
- a CDS encoding chitinase; translated protein: MTIRPPRAALAAVVPFTACATLIGTGQPAGAEPASAWPAHYAAPYLQIGSGTAGDMADDMAATGLKHYTLAFLIPQEGCTAQWEYNGDPVGAFTSQINALKDSGGNVIISFGGAAGGELAQTCTSVPDLTAAYAGIVNTYGVTRLDFDIEGATLDDTAANTRRNQALAALQAQNPSVEVDYTLAVAPDGLPSAQTALLQDAWDNGVNVSTVNLMTMDFGNGHNALSDAESAAQATAGQLAALYGISNSQAYQMMGLTPIAGQNDDDEFFSQSDAAALENFAASHGVGELAFWEVDGYDKPTGYAYSNTFNQINAQAVTAHTRGVRGLPAGGWTG